From a region of the Chitinophagales bacterium genome:
- the msrA gene encoding peptide-methionine (S)-S-oxide reductase MsrA, with translation MININSVHMQDENKAMATFGSGCFWCTEAIFQRIKGVQKVTSGYAGGATDNPTYREICTGKTGHAEVVQIDYDPSQITYPELLQVFWKTHDPTTLNQQGADKGTQYRSVIFYHDEEQRVLAETYKKQLDESGVFKKPVVTEISALKKFFNAEAYHQDYFNSNGGAPYCQFVIAPKIAKLENVLSDKVKSN, from the coding sequence ATGATCAACATAAATTCGGTTCATATGCAAGATGAAAATAAAGCCATGGCAACGTTCGGATCCGGTTGTTTCTGGTGTACGGAGGCTATCTTTCAGCGTATTAAAGGAGTGCAAAAGGTAACTTCAGGCTATGCCGGTGGCGCAACTGACAATCCCACCTACCGGGAAATCTGCACGGGAAAGACCGGTCACGCTGAAGTGGTTCAGATTGATTATGATCCTTCACAAATAACCTACCCCGAGTTGCTCCAGGTTTTTTGGAAAACACATGACCCCACCACGCTCAATCAGCAAGGTGCCGATAAGGGCACACAATACAGGTCAGTTATTTTTTACCATGATGAAGAACAACGCGTACTGGCTGAAACGTATAAGAAACAATTGGATGAATCGGGCGTCTTTAAAAAACCGGTTGTTACTGAAATTTCCGCATTGAAGAAATTTTTCAATGCGGAAGCTTATCACCAGGATTATTTCAATAGCAATGGTGGTGCACCATACTGCCAGTTTGTAATAGCTCCTAAAATTGCTAAACTTGAAAATGTGCTCAGCGATAAAGTAAAATCAAATTGA
- a CDS encoding PKD domain-containing protein codes for MIRHTLAAIVLCFYCHLVAAQFEYPKINTGDPALPGWVKMMYDEKVSVFAVDSAYLTYYGDHEPKNDIYARWYTNWRRQVSSYLDENGFADYPSDEEISNQLRRRSEMLSDVRSTWTHAGPDIHFSTKTNENSLFEPISEQANVYGIDRSQSNPNILIAGSESGGIYKSTDAGESWTLVTPNLLIFTSRAVRIHPTNEDEMLFAGGGKLYKTSDGGQTWNSIGDPVFQALNFTADDLIYNPGNPDIIFIGTNKGMFRTTDGGQHWTEILTEYCMSINIKPDDPSVIYALQYDPVTKISYFYKSIDYGATFTKYSNGWFEVPANDAGKIESYGGRIAVTEANPEKVYVLLVGNSQSNAQLQLGGFIGTYVSNNAGELWTNPHVLIGEPYDFDTHPCLMDFDGHSADYNQIYYNTFIIASHLDENRILIGGLNMWRSDDGAVSYQGVGGYIGGLPLMHVDIQTIRNYKTSDTTEEVWWSSDGGVNHSTDFLETHTSKCKGILATELWGFDQGWNEDMMVGGRYHNGNMGFGEGFPDGEFLALGGGEAATGYANFSHERKAYFSDIGSVILPDEIDGFAQYTGAAGQPNESYYQGESSRIIFDWNNYHIAYMGKDNKLYKSTDGGSGFFVDHAFGSNSNQRILQIEQSRVNTLVMYAQQLQSSKSIIWKTTDGGINWTQLTLPLANQKYLNFTLSGTDENEMWLAFTNGPNGSKIYHTTDGGVSWINLSTPALDNLNIWALAHQFGTDGGVYLAMKQGVIFYHNNLLADWTVYGSGLPAVSEPLKIIPYYKGNKIRLATWHVGVWENDLFEPSALIADFAIGNHTIYCSGDTIYFTDHSVASASATYQWTFNGAIPSVSTEKNPATIFSMPGIYEVTLIVTDNGNADTITKSIVIDGVNVQSLPIAEGFEQGQFNTDWLLTQWAISETVGGYGLSNHCMYFDNYDADLQGGYADVHTAKYDLSAFSDARLTFDVAYVPYGFPYVDSLAILASTDCGENFTLLYKRGGNDLATVPGNNGNYFVPESDEWRTDTVLLDAFAGNPEVVIAFRNIGYYGNVLYIDNINLTTSALSAINPLQSAKQFIISPNPNDGIFTVSTDAVINQPITITIINSVGASLKEFRLTSLTKDYPLQIDLQDYGKGLYFVKAESQANLSVQKVVIE; via the coding sequence ATGATCCGACATACCCTTGCTGCCATAGTTTTATGTTTTTATTGCCATTTGGTTGCTGCTCAGTTTGAGTATCCGAAAATAAATACCGGCGATCCTGCTTTACCAGGATGGGTGAAGATGATGTATGATGAAAAAGTGAGCGTCTTTGCAGTGGACAGTGCCTATTTAACTTACTACGGAGATCATGAGCCTAAAAATGATATCTATGCTCGCTGGTATACCAACTGGCGCAGGCAGGTCAGTTCTTATCTTGACGAAAACGGATTTGCTGACTACCCTTCAGATGAGGAAATCAGCAATCAACTGCGTCGACGCAGCGAAATGCTTTCAGATGTACGCAGTACATGGACACATGCTGGTCCGGATATTCACTTTTCCACCAAGACCAATGAAAACAGTTTATTTGAACCTATTTCCGAGCAGGCCAATGTTTATGGTATCGACCGCTCACAAAGCAACCCCAACATCCTGATTGCCGGAAGTGAGAGTGGTGGCATCTACAAATCGACCGACGCAGGCGAATCATGGACATTGGTAACTCCCAATCTGCTGATATTTACTTCAAGGGCAGTACGCATTCACCCCACCAACGAAGATGAGATGTTGTTTGCCGGCGGAGGTAAATTATACAAGACATCTGATGGCGGTCAAACCTGGAATTCCATCGGAGATCCTGTTTTTCAGGCACTTAACTTTACAGCTGACGATTTGATTTATAACCCGGGCAATCCGGATATTATTTTCATCGGAACCAACAAAGGTATGTTTCGCACTACAGATGGCGGGCAGCACTGGACAGAGATATTAACTGAATATTGCATGTCAATAAATATAAAACCAGATGATCCGTCGGTTATTTATGCCTTGCAATATGATCCTGTTACCAAGATTTCCTATTTCTATAAATCCATTGATTACGGAGCGACATTCACCAAGTACAGCAATGGCTGGTTTGAAGTACCGGCTAATGATGCGGGAAAAATTGAAAGTTATGGCGGCAGAATTGCTGTTACGGAAGCCAATCCTGAAAAAGTGTACGTGCTGCTGGTAGGAAACAGTCAGTCCAATGCACAACTCCAGTTAGGTGGCTTCATTGGAACGTATGTGAGCAACAATGCAGGAGAATTATGGACCAATCCACACGTCCTTATCGGCGAGCCATACGATTTTGATACGCACCCTTGCCTGATGGATTTTGACGGCCATTCCGCGGATTACAATCAGATTTACTATAACACCTTTATTATCGCCTCCCACCTGGATGAAAACAGGATATTGATAGGCGGATTAAACATGTGGCGTTCTGATGACGGCGCCGTTTCTTATCAGGGTGTTGGTGGCTATATCGGAGGATTGCCACTGATGCATGTGGACATACAAACAATCCGTAACTACAAGACTTCTGATACTACCGAAGAAGTATGGTGGAGCAGCGACGGTGGCGTAAATCATTCAACGGATTTCCTGGAAACTCATACGTCAAAGTGCAAGGGTATCCTGGCAACAGAGCTTTGGGGATTTGATCAGGGCTGGAATGAAGACATGATGGTCGGTGGCCGCTATCATAATGGCAATATGGGTTTTGGAGAAGGTTTTCCTGATGGCGAATTTCTCGCATTGGGCGGTGGTGAGGCGGCAACAGGTTATGCCAATTTCAGCCATGAGCGCAAAGCGTATTTTTCCGATATAGGCAGTGTGATTTTACCTGATGAAATAGACGGTTTTGCGCAATACACCGGTGCAGCTGGCCAGCCGAATGAAAGTTATTACCAGGGCGAAAGTTCACGGATCATTTTTGACTGGAACAATTATCACATTGCCTATATGGGAAAAGATAATAAGCTATATAAAAGTACTGATGGGGGATCCGGTTTTTTTGTTGACCATGCATTTGGCTCCAATAGTAATCAGCGTATCCTTCAGATTGAGCAAAGCCGTGTTAACACCCTTGTCATGTATGCTCAACAGTTGCAATCGTCAAAAAGTATTATCTGGAAAACAACAGACGGCGGGATAAACTGGACGCAGTTAACATTGCCGCTTGCCAATCAGAAGTATCTCAACTTCACGCTGAGCGGTACTGATGAAAACGAGATGTGGCTGGCATTTACCAATGGCCCGAATGGATCTAAAATTTATCACACAACAGATGGTGGAGTGTCCTGGATCAACCTGTCAACGCCAGCACTGGATAATCTGAATATATGGGCCCTTGCACATCAATTCGGAACCGATGGCGGCGTTTATCTTGCCATGAAACAAGGAGTTATTTTTTACCACAATAACCTGCTTGCTGACTGGACAGTATATGGAAGTGGATTACCTGCCGTTTCAGAACCACTAAAGATTATACCGTATTACAAAGGCAACAAAATCAGGCTGGCAACATGGCACGTGGGCGTATGGGAGAATGATTTGTTTGAGCCCTCTGCACTCATTGCTGATTTCGCCATCGGCAATCATACTATCTATTGCAGCGGCGATACAATTTATTTTACGGATCATTCGGTGGCTTCAGCATCGGCCACTTATCAATGGACATTCAACGGAGCAATCCCATCGGTTTCAACAGAGAAGAATCCTGCAACTATTTTCTCGATGCCTGGTATCTATGAGGTTACCCTGATCGTGACAGATAATGGCAATGCGGATACCATCACCAAGTCCATTGTAATTGACGGAGTGAATGTTCAATCACTACCCATTGCAGAAGGTTTTGAACAAGGTCAGTTTAACACCGACTGGCTGTTAACACAATGGGCAATTAGTGAAACTGTCGGTGGTTATGGACTTAGCAACCATTGCATGTACTTTGATAATTATGATGCTGACTTGCAAGGAGGCTATGCAGATGTTCATACAGCCAAGTATGATCTTTCAGCATTTTCCGATGCGCGCCTCACCTTTGATGTCGCGTATGTGCCATATGGATTTCCATATGTGGATTCGCTGGCTATATTAGCATCAACAGACTGCGGTGAAAATTTTACCCTGTTGTATAAACGTGGAGGAAATGATCTGGCCACTGTACCCGGAAATAACGGAAACTATTTTGTACCGGAAAGCGATGAATGGAGAACGGATACCGTCTTGCTTGATGCCTTTGCCGGAAATCCGGAAGTAGTTATCGCTTTCCGCAATATCGGCTACTATGGCAATGTGCTATACATTGACAACATTAACCTGACGACTTCGGCTCTTTCAGCAATTAATCCTTTGCAATCAGCAAAGCAATTCATCATTTCACCAAATCCCAATGATGGGATATTTACAGTCTCAACTGACGCTGTAATCAATCAACCCATCACCATCACTATCATTAATTCCGTAGGAGCGTCTTTAAAAGAATTCAGACTCACATCGCTTACGAAGGATTATCCGCTGCAAATTGACCTTCAGGACTATGGAAAAGGACTCTATTTTGTGAAAGCGGAAAGCCAGGCCAACCTATCAGTGCAAAAGGTTGTTATCGAGTGA
- a CDS encoding HAMP domain-containing histidine kinase yields the protein MNIYEQKSTWKLILLITLLLIIFTSILYTNFLAGKLAAEEKKKMELLADVYKMLNATSGNVDLGFMFHIIESNETVPLILADEAGNVIGHKNLDTLKIARDTNYLRQQLELMKQDRPPIDIEYSKDAHQYIYYRDSYLLVQLRYFPFIQFSIILLFLAVAYLTFSTARRAEQNRVWAGMAKETAHQLGTPISALSGWVDYMKLQLQEGDETLQVLPEVEKDIERLELIAERFSKIGSIPDLVETNLYDEVEKSTQYIRRRASGKVQINLHAPQGKNVEAKISPPLFAWVIENLLKNALDAIGGSGNIDIYVSKQGKQTFLDIKDSGKGIPPGKLKAVFRPGYSTKKRGWGLGLSLAKRIIEEFHKGKIFVKESQLGKGTTFRIVLH from the coding sequence ATGAATATCTACGAGCAAAAAAGTACCTGGAAACTTATCCTCCTTATCACGCTGCTGCTGATCATCTTCACGTCCATTCTATACACTAATTTCCTTGCAGGCAAGCTGGCCGCTGAGGAAAAAAAGAAAATGGAGCTATTGGCAGATGTTTATAAAATGCTGAATGCCACCAGCGGCAATGTTGACCTCGGTTTCATGTTTCACATTATTGAAAGCAATGAAACGGTGCCGCTTATTCTTGCCGATGAAGCAGGTAATGTGATTGGCCACAAAAATCTCGACACACTTAAAATAGCTCGCGATACCAACTACCTGCGGCAGCAGCTGGAACTGATGAAGCAGGATCGTCCGCCGATTGACATTGAATATTCGAAAGATGCACATCAGTATATCTATTACCGCGATTCCTATCTTTTGGTGCAGCTGCGGTATTTCCCATTTATTCAGTTTAGCATTATTCTCCTGTTTCTTGCAGTAGCCTACCTTACTTTCAGCACCGCGCGGCGGGCCGAACAGAATCGCGTATGGGCCGGCATGGCAAAGGAAACAGCACATCAGCTCGGAACACCCATTTCAGCGCTTTCGGGTTGGGTTGATTATATGAAGCTGCAATTACAGGAGGGAGATGAAACGCTACAGGTGCTGCCGGAAGTGGAAAAAGACATTGAACGGCTTGAGTTGATTGCTGAAAGATTTTCAAAAATCGGTTCCATACCCGACCTGGTTGAAACCAATTTATATGATGAAGTGGAAAAAAGCACACAATACATACGGCGCAGGGCTTCCGGTAAGGTGCAGATTAATCTGCATGCCCCGCAGGGAAAAAATGTGGAGGCAAAAATAAGCCCGCCACTCTTCGCCTGGGTGATTGAAAATTTGCTGAAGAATGCACTGGATGCAATTGGCGGATCGGGCAATATTGATATCTATGTGTCAAAACAAGGCAAACAAACTTTCCTGGATATCAAGGATAGTGGCAAAGGTATTCCTCCTGGAAAATTGAAAGCTGTTTTCAGGCCTGGCTACTCTACCAAAAAACGTGGCTGGGGTCTGGGGCTTTCACTTGCGAAAAGAATAATTGAAGAATTTCACAAAGGAAAAATATTTGTGAAGGAATCTCAGTTAGGAAAAGGAACTACCTTCCGGATTGTACTTCATTAA
- a CDS encoding LysM peptidoglycan-binding domain-containing protein yields MTKLIYSLVLLMLMVNRFSALAQSVDLNHARAKSAAYDFHVVTKGETLYSIARAYQTSTDELLRLNPEISGGNLPIGTELKIPLVKTSMNPETGYKLLQPVYYTVLKKETLYSISKRYNTTVDSLISWNNLHDAAIEENSKLIVGFESMPFSLEGPLNVSGQPATLKQDTTRIHTNLEHGKSVDGINGFPDELAQKGIATWVKSGDDGGDFFALHATVPKGTMIKVKNVMNGRVVEVKVIGKLPSTSVNEDVLIKISASAAGQLGVLDDRFLAAIYYEDMQEHSKDEVINTDK; encoded by the coding sequence ATGACAAAGCTAATTTATTCTTTGGTGCTGCTGATGCTTATGGTAAATCGTTTCAGCGCGCTTGCACAAAGCGTTGATTTGAATCATGCTCGGGCTAAATCAGCTGCATACGATTTTCATGTTGTTACAAAAGGCGAGACCTTATATAGCATTGCCAGAGCTTACCAAACTTCTACAGATGAATTATTGCGATTGAATCCTGAAATCAGTGGAGGCAATCTGCCAATTGGCACAGAGTTGAAGATCCCGCTGGTAAAAACCTCGATGAATCCGGAGACTGGATACAAATTATTGCAACCTGTTTATTACACGGTACTGAAGAAAGAAACTTTGTATTCTATCAGCAAAAGATACAACACCACGGTTGATTCACTGATCAGCTGGAATAATTTACATGATGCTGCAATTGAAGAAAACAGCAAGCTGATTGTGGGATTCGAATCAATGCCTTTCAGCCTCGAAGGACCACTCAATGTTTCAGGCCAGCCGGCAACATTGAAGCAGGACACAACCAGGATTCACACAAACTTAGAGCATGGAAAAAGTGTTGACGGTATCAATGGATTCCCGGATGAACTGGCTCAAAAGGGTATTGCAACCTGGGTGAAGTCAGGCGATGATGGCGGTGATTTTTTCGCATTGCATGCAACAGTACCCAAAGGGACAATGATAAAAGTAAAAAATGTGATGAATGGCAGAGTGGTGGAAGTAAAAGTGATTGGCAAACTTCCATCCACTTCCGTTAATGAAGATGTGCTGATTAAGATTTCCGCCTCTGCAGCCGGGCAATTAGGTGTATTAGATGATCGTTTTTTAGCGGCGATCTATTATGAAGACATGCAGGAACATTCAAAGGATGAAGTAATTAATACAGACAAATAA
- a CDS encoding AsmA-like C-terminal region-containing protein, translating into MEIPLKKRILTVLTGLVIVVLALLASGMLIGVIFGDRIKQLAIGELNKKLATEVVVKGSIDFSVLANFPSASITFNQVTLRESLPSKEDLLQCDQISLLFNIWDVFRGKYKIKKVMAENGYLNIRITEDGHSNYNIFKPATAKTNDEFSLKMEEAILNNIILRYDDNRTNRHFVFDNRQSTLSGDFTSDTFLLKIVADGTSEKCSIDNIDYLPNRKLTLNSLLRVNLREGSYELNETILEIEMNLFTLSGKIITRAEGNETDLHFGGTNLRIEELAALLPEKHAAYISHFSSEGTIRLDGSVKGMISAQTEPHVSISFGVKNGTFSHDKMKAAFKNVSMDGEFSNGASNSLATAIFKLQSFTASFDENTVTGMMQLQHFNDPFLDLRLDGKLNLELIKPLFPSTYIHELKGSLSFRQFYFKGAVKSITNSKPIAKIDAGGSFSLADVTVVTNLTSYDHLTGAFDIQDNQIMINQLSFNAKESDLNLTGSINNFIPYFLSSLNDSVRNNHKIGLDIEFSSHYLSWTDLVGAAETTGTSANASAAEEYAVPSLFYILSGSLSGKIDKFSYEKFQAGDVHGRILFLGNAIYFNDFGLKAEQGTVVANGKLDIGNVNRNKLELTASLDKMDITQLFYEFNNFSQTTLTDHNLKGLITANVALQATWDENIFNKNKLYAIADVTIDNGELNNFDPMLALAKFVKMSELKNIRFSRLQNQVEIRNGKIYIPQMQIFTNALNIQLSGTHSFENIIDYKIQLNLLKLLTSKFEKSAGTNMEFDKTTEGFLNLYLTMTGAADNPMIRYDKKAVKEKIATDLKQEKNELKTVLKREFDQQEKEQQKIKDWQAPAQFEYMEFDEDSIDQHKTENQPTMTKQEQQKELDNFKQLFKPKDPAPK; encoded by the coding sequence GTGGAAATTCCCCTTAAAAAGCGAATACTGACCGTTTTAACTGGCCTGGTCATCGTCGTGCTGGCATTGCTGGCAAGCGGAATGCTGATTGGTGTGATCTTCGGTGACAGGATAAAACAGTTGGCCATCGGTGAACTGAATAAAAAACTTGCGACTGAAGTAGTTGTGAAGGGATCAATTGATTTCTCGGTGTTAGCAAATTTCCCGTCTGCTTCCATCACCTTTAACCAGGTTACTTTAAGGGAATCATTGCCCTCAAAAGAAGACTTGTTACAGTGTGATCAGATATCACTGCTTTTCAACATTTGGGATGTTTTCCGGGGTAAATACAAGATTAAGAAAGTAATGGCCGAAAACGGATATCTCAATATCCGCATCACGGAAGACGGGCACAGCAACTACAACATTTTCAAACCGGCTACTGCTAAAACAAACGATGAATTTTCGCTGAAAATGGAAGAAGCGATACTTAACAATATCATTCTCCGGTATGATGACAACCGTACCAACCGGCATTTTGTTTTCGACAACAGGCAATCTACGCTTTCAGGCGATTTCACCTCCGATACGTTTTTACTGAAGATTGTAGCGGACGGCACCAGTGAAAAATGCAGTATAGATAATATTGACTATCTGCCCAACCGAAAGTTAACCTTGAATTCACTCCTGCGCGTAAATCTGCGTGAAGGCAGTTATGAGCTGAATGAAACGATACTGGAAATAGAAATGAACCTTTTCACACTGTCGGGTAAAATTATTACCCGTGCTGAAGGCAATGAAACCGACTTGCATTTCGGAGGAACCAATCTGCGAATTGAAGAACTGGCAGCTCTCCTTCCGGAAAAACACGCTGCCTATATTTCTCATTTCAGCAGCGAAGGCACAATCAGGCTTGATGGATCTGTAAAAGGCATGATCAGTGCGCAAACCGAACCCCACGTTAGTATTTCGTTTGGCGTGAAAAACGGAACATTTTCACACGACAAAATGAAGGCAGCTTTCAAAAATGTAAGCATGGATGGCGAATTTTCGAATGGCGCGTCCAACAGCCTGGCCACTGCCATTTTTAAGCTGCAAAGTTTCACTGCTTCATTTGATGAAAATACCGTGACTGGTATGATGCAGTTGCAGCATTTCAATGATCCTTTCCTTGACTTGAGACTGGATGGCAAACTAAACCTGGAGTTGATAAAGCCATTGTTTCCGTCCACTTATATTCATGAGCTGAAAGGCTCACTTTCATTCCGTCAATTTTATTTTAAAGGAGCAGTGAAATCCATTACGAATTCAAAACCTATCGCAAAGATTGACGCCGGGGGAAGTTTTAGCCTGGCTGATGTGACGGTTGTCACCAACCTTACCTCATATGATCATCTGACAGGAGCATTTGATATACAGGATAACCAGATCATGATTAATCAGCTTTCATTTAATGCAAAAGAGAGTGACCTGAATTTAACAGGCAGTATCAACAATTTCATTCCATATTTTCTGAGTTCACTCAATGATTCGGTTAGGAACAATCATAAGATAGGGCTTGATATTGAATTTTCCTCGCACTATCTATCCTGGACCGATCTCGTGGGCGCAGCAGAAACTACCGGTACTTCGGCGAATGCATCTGCCGCTGAAGAATATGCCGTACCATCGTTGTTCTACATTCTCTCCGGATCCTTATCAGGTAAGATTGACAAGTTCAGCTATGAGAAATTCCAGGCTGGCGATGTGCACGGAAGAATTCTGTTCCTTGGGAATGCTATTTATTTCAATGACTTTGGATTAAAGGCAGAGCAAGGAACAGTGGTAGCGAACGGAAAACTTGACATTGGTAATGTGAATCGCAACAAACTGGAACTGACCGCTTCCCTTGATAAGATGGATATTACACAGCTCTTCTATGAGTTCAATAATTTTAGCCAAACGACATTAACCGATCATAATCTGAAAGGGTTAATTACCGCTAATGTGGCATTACAGGCAACCTGGGATGAAAATATTTTTAACAAGAATAAGCTTTACGCGATAGCAGATGTGACAATTGACAATGGCGAATTGAACAATTTTGACCCGATGCTGGCACTCGCGAAATTTGTAAAAATGAGTGAGCTGAAAAATATCCGCTTCTCCAGATTGCAAAACCAGGTGGAAATCAGGAATGGGAAGATCTATATTCCACAAATGCAGATATTCACCAATGCCCTGAATATTCAGTTGTCAGGAACACATTCGTTTGAAAATATAATTGATTATAAAATTCAGCTTAACCTGCTGAAGCTGCTTACGTCGAAATTCGAAAAATCTGCAGGCACCAACATGGAATTTGATAAAACCACGGAAGGATTTTTAAATCTATATCTTACCATGACCGGAGCAGCGGACAATCCAATGATCCGGTATGATAAAAAAGCGGTGAAGGAAAAAATTGCCACAGACCTGAAACAGGAAAAAAATGAGTTGAAAACAGTGTTAAAAAGGGAATTTGATCAACAGGAAAAAGAACAGCAAAAGATAAAAGACTGGCAAGCTCCTGCGCAATTTGAATACATGGAATTTGATGAGGATTCAATCGATCAGCATAAAACAGAGAATCAACCAACCATGACGAAGCAGGAACAGCAGAAAGAACTGGATAACTTTAAGCAACTTTTCAAACCCAAAGATCCTGCCCCTAAATAG
- a CDS encoding pirin family protein yields MPKNKSVAALLYAEEVDMSGLMVRQPFPTDRFEQIDPFLLLHHADVEIRDDMETAHAGVGPHPHRGFSPVTFVFKGGVRHRDSRGNDSVIYEGGVQWMNAGMGIIHSERPPDNIQDIGGRQEIIQLWINTPARYKMDIPAYFALPAEAIPQTVSADKLVNVNVVAGHLAGLSGVIRPQSDVNAATILFKKDGHIQLPVPVSHNTIVYLLDGKLNVSGYWLMEKHYAAVFRHDGDQLELNALEESRALLITGEPINEKLATFGPYVMNTQTEILQAMRDYQMGKMGILIE; encoded by the coding sequence ATGCCAAAAAACAAGAGTGTTGCAGCTTTGCTCTATGCGGAAGAAGTTGATATGAGTGGTTTAATGGTTCGGCAACCGTTTCCGACTGACAGATTCGAGCAGATCGATCCGTTTTTGCTGCTGCATCATGCTGATGTTGAAATAAGAGATGATATGGAGACCGCACATGCCGGTGTGGGGCCACATCCTCACCGTGGATTTTCACCCGTGACTTTTGTCTTTAAGGGCGGCGTTCGTCATCGCGACAGTCGTGGCAACGACAGTGTCATCTATGAAGGCGGAGTCCAATGGATGAATGCAGGCATGGGGATCATACACAGCGAACGCCCACCTGATAACATACAGGATATCGGCGGCAGGCAGGAAATTATTCAATTGTGGATCAATACACCTGCCAGGTACAAAATGGATATTCCTGCATATTTTGCTTTGCCAGCCGAAGCAATTCCACAAACTGTCAGTGCGGATAAATTGGTTAATGTTAATGTGGTGGCCGGTCATTTAGCCGGCCTCAGCGGAGTCATCCGGCCACAAAGCGATGTAAATGCGGCAACGATTTTATTTAAAAAGGATGGACACATCCAATTGCCGGTACCGGTAAGTCACAATACTATTGTTTACCTTCTCGATGGCAAGCTGAATGTTAGTGGATATTGGCTGATGGAAAAGCATTATGCGGCCGTGTTCAGGCATGATGGAGATCAGTTGGAACTTAATGCACTGGAAGAATCACGCGCTCTGCTGATAACAGGAGAGCCAATAAACGAAAAACTGGCAACCTTTGGGCCGTATGTCATGAATACCCAGACGGAAATTCTGCAGGCCATGAGAGATTATCAAATGGGAAAGATGGGCATCCTCATTGAATAG
- the kdsB gene encoding 3-deoxy-manno-octulosonate cytidylyltransferase, with amino-acid sequence MRILVVIPARYNSSRLPGKPLAMIVGRSMIQRVYEQVLKCKGVDHVLVATDDDRIVSAVTLFGGQVARTSSAHQSGTSRCAEVAAKLHGKYDVLINVQGDEPFIAPEQVERIIRCFDDSSVTIATLIKQITMPSDLTNPNVVKAVVGTSNQALYFSRSALPHLRGIPEPDWYTTGIFFKHIGIYGYRTDILQQLVQLPENNLEQAESLEQLRWLANGFRIYAAITSEETMSIDTQEDLDKGIRYAAENPER; translated from the coding sequence TTGCGAATTTTAGTTGTCATTCCAGCACGTTATAATTCCTCCCGCCTTCCTGGTAAGCCGTTGGCAATGATAGTCGGCAGGAGCATGATTCAACGCGTATATGAGCAGGTTTTAAAATGCAAGGGAGTCGATCACGTGCTGGTAGCCACTGATGATGATCGAATTGTGTCGGCAGTTACCCTGTTTGGCGGCCAGGTTGCCAGAACATCGTCCGCTCATCAGTCAGGTACCTCACGATGCGCTGAGGTAGCAGCAAAGTTGCATGGCAAATACGATGTGTTGATCAACGTTCAGGGTGATGAGCCATTTATTGCGCCTGAACAGGTGGAAAGAATAATCAGATGTTTTGACGATTCCAGCGTCACCATTGCCACACTGATTAAGCAAATCACAATGCCATCAGATTTAACCAATCCTAATGTCGTGAAGGCAGTGGTTGGCACATCGAATCAGGCATTGTATTTCAGCCGGAGCGCGCTTCCTCATCTTCGTGGTATTCCTGAACCTGATTGGTACACCACAGGCATCTTCTTTAAGCATATCGGCATTTACGGATATCGCACGGATATACTGCAACAACTGGTACAACTGCCGGAAAATAATCTTGAGCAAGCCGAATCACTGGAACAACTCAGATGGCTTGCCAATGGATTCCGGATTTATGCCGCAATCACATCAGAGGAGACTATGAGTATCGACACTCAAGAGGACCTCGACAAAGGCATCCGCTACGCTGCTGAAAATCCGGAACGTTAG